From a region of the Leishmania donovani BPK282A1 complete genome, chromosome 24 genome:
- a CDS encoding mismatch repair protein, putative has product MEQRARRVRATSGPAGEGLFTLVGYTSDPTLAQRKQYLCVFINQRLVESAAIRKAIDAVYSGVLTGGHRPFTVLLLSVPTDRVDVNVHPTKKEVCLLDEELIVSRVAEVCRGAVLEAAAARQMDMLKMRHTAALVLRQQLPSADGVGAADNSATAELSGSSSEHILEKLREQHQRGAPLASPLTSSPLASTAAVAPAGAGVGGVGPNVVVAPCTMVRVEPQRGALDKYFSQRLAAAAAPAATVLAPTSSPPSSSSLRTAQETLSRESVPTQLRAEAEEPLKDADRRQESASQRAKKGDSANGASQATAAYEAPSWEAVMASLHGQRAPATSTTTTAADDDSHGFPLASPSRKEICSGERNDMATHAVQTSREAVDKGGEGNAGVAVPDVLQITRERTVNRGAGEADSAKVRAALLDEENADGCDNDEDEDDGMREFKRHRREVHERAQLLQRVAGGAAAAAAMDKAAVGHDASFAAILSPSDHVRPPSAAEMEKAQLAVAHMGAVVRAADMLRGEAAAADASHFAYTVVSCEDSNMDEGKSQADASTNGAPAGVTASLVDVAEVPAPALLSSVSMIVDRLLADASPTADNLVDQLSFVGTVDSRAFLAQAGTTLLWCDTMALARHAVFQRIFLRWCQPALPAPPVLAFATPVRLADLLLLALAYDGPHLQPPSATLLAVLDECAKKRRQQQAVVAEGGAAQLATSSLTTDAVRQMGGATARAWREVLFTADMESKTLSPNDLHTESGAGGVFAASESVLPQPEGATMRYVRRLVRRLCRWRGLLKEYFYIDITADGLLVGLPYGLNRHWPPRMRAVPVMVWLLAEAVPYPSAAAPSSSTMSGATDQTGPTGAPWQSNEGRGAEEVVACVATPTSSTTSLAPTQTEATPTTMPQPTAMGAEADGIAQEVACFTAVARHIAETLYGLPPPPPSTPSTSAEGPDTATADVAAGATDTASVALWREELVQHGLLPCLKNPQLCRLPDQCLRDGTIQSLVSVESLYKVFERC; this is encoded by the coding sequence ATGGagcagcgtgcgcggcgcgtgcgggcGACTAGCGGCCCAGCCGGCGAGGGCCTCTTCACTCTCGTTGGCTACACAAGTGACCCCACGCTGGCCCAGCGCAAGCAGTACTTGTGCGTCTTTATTAACCAGCGTCTTGTCGAGAGCGCCGCAATACGCAAGGCGATTGACGCCGTCTACAGCGGTGTCCTCACCGGTGGCCACCGCCCCTTCACCGTGCTTCTTCTCTCCGTCCCTACGGACCGGGTGGACGTGAACGTGCACCCGACCAAGAAGGAGGTGTGTCTCTTGGATGAGGAGCTGATCGTGTCGCgggtggcggaggtgtgtCGCGGGGCTGTGctcgaagcagcagcggctcggcagATGGACATGCTGAAGATGCGCCACACCGCTGCCCTAGTACTGAGGCAGCAGTTGCCGAGCGCCGACGgtgtcggtgctgcagacAACAGCGCGACAGCGGAGCTGAGTGGGAGCAGTAGCGAGCACATACTGGAGAAGCTGCGggagcagcatcagcgtGGTGCCCCGCTCGCCTCACCTCTCACGTCGTCACCCCTCGCATCCAcggcagccgtggcgccggcgggaGCAGGGGTTGGCGGCGTAGGACCGAAcgtcgtggtggcgccgtGCACGATGGTCCGTGTTGAGCCACAGAGGGGGGCACTAGACAAGTACTTCTCCCAGCGActcgccgcagctgccgcgccggcggccactGTGTTGGCACCTacctcctctccgccctcctcgtcatcgttgCGCACCGCACAAGAGACACTGTCACGGGAATCCGTGCCTACCCAGCTccgcgcagaggcggaggagccgCTGAAGGATGCGGATAGGCGGCAGGAGTCAGCGAGCCAGCGCGCAAAGAAAGGAGACTCTGCCAACGGTGCGTCTCAGGCAACTGCCGCTTACGAAGCACCGTCGTGGGAGGCGGTTATGGCCTCCCTGCACGGGCAACGTGCGCctgccaccagcaccaccactaccgccgccgacgatgaCAGCCATGGCTTCCCTTTGGCGTCTCCTTCGCGGAAAGAGatctgcagcggcgagagGAACGACATGGCAACACACGCAGTCCAGACCTCCCGCGAGGCAGTAGACAAAGGCGGCGAGGGCAATGCTGGCGTTGCTGTTCCAGATGTACTGCAGATCACGAGGGAGCGCACAGTCAACAggggcgccggcgaggcggacTCTGCGAAGGTACGCGCCGCGCTACTTGATGAGGAAAACGCAGACGGCTGCGAcaacgacgaagacgaggatGACGGCATGCGCGAATTCAAGCGTCATCGGCGCGAGGTGCATGAGCGAGCGCAGTTGCTGCAACGGGTCGCcggtggagctgccgctgctgcagcgatggACAAGGCTGCAGTGGGGCACGACGCGAGCTTCGCGGCGATTCTCTCTCCAAGTGATCACGTGCGCccgccgtcagcagcagagaTGGAGAAAGCGCAGCTGGCCGTGGCGCACATGGGCGCAGTTGTTCGAGCTGCGGACATGCTGCGaggcgaagccgccgccgcagacgcctCGCACTTTGCGTACACGGTCGTCTCTTGCGAAGACAGCAACATGGACGAAGGGAAGAGCCAGGCAGACGCCTCCACAAACGGTGCCCCAGCTGGTgtgacggcgtcgctggtggACGTCGCCGAGgtgcctgcgccagcgctgctaTCGAGTGTGTCCATGATCGTGGACCGCCTTCTCGCTGACGCCAGCCCGACGGCGGATAACCTCGTCGATCAGCTCTCATTTGTTGGCACTGTGGACTCGCGTGCCTTTCTGGCGCAGGCGGGGACCACGCTGTTATGGTGCGACACCATGGCGCTGGCGCGACACGCCGTCTTCCAGCGTATCTTTCTTCGCTGGTGTCAGCctgcgctgccggcaccgccggtCCTTGCATTCGCCACACCGGTTCGACTGGCggatctgctgctgctcgcgttgGCTTACGACGGGCCGCACCTGCAGCCACCCTCAGCAACGCTGTTGGCGGTTTTGGATGAGTGTgcgaagaagcggcggcagcagcaggcagtcGTGGCTGAAGGTGGCGCGGCTCAGCTAGCCACGAGTTCTCTGACAACGGATGCGGTTCGGCAGATGGGCGGTGCgactgcgcgcgcgtggcgaGAGGTACTGTTTACTGCTGACATGGAGAGCAAAACCCTGAGCCCCAATGACCTGCACACCGaaagcggcgctggcggcgtctTTGCTGCCTCGGAGTCAGTGCTACCACAGCCCGAGGGTGCCACGATGCGCTACGTGCGGCGGCTGGTGCGCCGTCTTTGTCGTTGGCGGGGGTTGCTGAAGGAGTACTTCTACATTGACATCACCGCCGACGGGCTGCTCGTTGGGCTGCCCTACGGACTGAACCGGCACTGGCCACCGAGGATGCGGGCTGTGCCTGTGATGGTGTGGCTtttggcggaggcggtgccgtaccccagcgctgcagctccgtctTCCTCTACAATGAGCGGTGCAACTGATCAGACGGGCCCAACAGGTGCCCCATGGCAGAGCAACGAAGGCCGAGGTGCAGAGGAGGTTGTCGCGTGCGTTGCTACGCCCACATCATCGACAACCTCGCTGGCGCCGACCCAAACAGAGGCGACGCCCACCACGATGCCGCAGCCCACCGCCATGGGGGCAGAGGCAGACGGGATTGCGCAGGAGGTAGCGTGCTTtacggcggtggcgcggcacaTTGCGGAGACGCTGTACGGgcttccaccaccacctcccaGCACACCGTCTACCTCTGCAGAAGGCCCTGATACTGCTACAGCTGACGTGGCCGCAGGGGCGACCGACACGGCGTCTGTGGCGCTTTGGCGAGAGGAGCTTGTACAACACGGGCTCCTCCCGTGCTTGAAGAACCCCCAGCTCTGCCGTCTACCGGACCAGTGCTTGCGGGATGGCACGATCCAGTCGTTGGTCTCCGTGGAGTCCCTCTACAAGGTGTTTGAGCGCTGCTGA